In Dermatophilus congolensis, a genomic segment contains:
- a CDS encoding NADP-dependent oxidoreductase, giving the protein MKAIAYSSYGGPEVLTHTDLPEPKVGPGELLIRVKAAAVNPVDWKIMQGHLDPVMDVTFPAIPGWDVAGVVEKVGFDCPEWQVGDELIAYARKDWVQHGTWAEQLSVPVRTAARKPRSLTWEQAAALPLAGLTAYQTIHRLAVEAGQSVLIHAAGGGVGSFATQIAAGLGARVIGTGSPANHDRLRELGAEPVAYGEGLTERVRHMAPEGVDVVLDYIGGVVDVTTAVLAPGGRHVSIIDPTVIGYGGQYMWVRPSSTDLTALGQLVDEGTVRVDVAASYPLEQAGDAVRASMEGHAAGKIVLTVE; this is encoded by the coding sequence ATGAAGGCAATCGCATACTCCAGCTATGGCGGACCGGAAGTTCTCACCCACACTGACCTACCAGAGCCGAAAGTCGGCCCCGGAGAACTGCTCATCCGTGTCAAAGCCGCTGCCGTCAACCCAGTGGATTGGAAAATAATGCAGGGGCATCTGGATCCCGTCATGGATGTCACTTTCCCTGCTATTCCGGGATGGGATGTGGCTGGTGTTGTCGAAAAAGTGGGATTCGACTGCCCTGAATGGCAAGTCGGTGACGAACTCATCGCATATGCCCGCAAAGACTGGGTCCAGCACGGAACGTGGGCTGAACAGCTCAGCGTGCCAGTGCGTACCGCAGCTCGTAAACCTCGTTCACTCACTTGGGAGCAAGCAGCCGCGCTTCCTCTGGCAGGTTTGACTGCTTACCAAACAATTCACCGTCTTGCTGTCGAGGCGGGCCAGAGCGTGCTCATCCACGCTGCAGGTGGAGGTGTGGGGTCTTTCGCTACCCAGATCGCAGCCGGGCTGGGGGCTCGTGTTATCGGCACTGGTTCGCCTGCTAACCATGACCGTCTGCGTGAGCTTGGCGCGGAGCCTGTCGCGTATGGCGAAGGGCTTACTGAACGGGTGCGTCACATGGCACCCGAGGGGGTAGATGTTGTTCTGGACTACATCGGTGGCGTGGTCGATGTGACTACGGCAGTGCTTGCTCCGGGTGGACGCCATGTTTCGATCATTGACCCCACCGTTATCGGGTATGGCGGGCAGTACATGTGGGTTCGGCCAAGCAGCACAGACTTGACCGCGTTGGGGCAGCTGGTCGATGAGGGCACAGTCCGGGTCGATGTTGCTGCTTCTTACCCTCTGGAGCAGGCTGGCGATGCGGTGCGTGCATCGATGGAGGGGCATGCTGCGGGCAAGATCGTTCTTACTGTGGAGTGA
- a CDS encoding trypsin-like peptidase domain-containing protein, with protein sequence MKKKLAVLLVAAAAAGGLGSTGTAHAAGQWKDADAVASLHFEGNKTCSGAIVKLPGAKDSDKALLLSAGHCIPGPHLKDGESVANKKIAGTGNQVQIHKGSDKDNHLNPLQTRVTDVVYATMTGTDVSLMKIDKTYSALQGAGIKAREIPGDDLKKGDAVSVPAPAIGLSLHGCKVENTGLTKKVKSWTWNNFVEVSGDQCGQLREGASGSPIISDSDGRIRGIVSMVGDGPDKRVHGFGAQSSILLGCVKDGSYSASTCKLPAGK encoded by the coding sequence ATGAAAAAGAAGCTTGCTGTATTGCTTGTGGCCGCCGCTGCTGCCGGAGGCCTGGGCAGCACCGGCACCGCACACGCCGCAGGGCAGTGGAAAGACGCCGACGCCGTCGCATCGCTGCACTTTGAAGGCAACAAAACCTGTAGCGGCGCAATCGTGAAACTGCCAGGTGCAAAAGACTCTGACAAAGCCCTCCTGCTCAGCGCCGGCCACTGCATCCCCGGACCCCACCTAAAAGACGGCGAATCTGTCGCCAACAAGAAAATTGCAGGCACAGGCAACCAGGTACAGATCCACAAAGGCTCGGACAAAGACAACCACCTCAACCCACTCCAAACCCGCGTCACTGACGTTGTTTACGCCACGATGACGGGCACCGATGTCTCGTTGATGAAGATTGACAAGACCTACAGTGCACTGCAGGGCGCAGGCATCAAGGCACGCGAGATCCCCGGCGATGACCTGAAGAAGGGCGACGCAGTATCGGTCCCCGCACCAGCGATCGGCCTGTCGCTACACGGCTGCAAGGTTGAAAACACTGGACTCACCAAGAAGGTGAAGTCCTGGACCTGGAACAACTTCGTTGAGGTATCCGGCGACCAGTGCGGCCAGCTACGCGAAGGTGCCAGCGGATCCCCGATCATCAGCGACAGCGACGGCCGCATCCGCGGCATCGTCTCCATGGTCGGCGACGGCCCCGACAAGCGAGTCCACGGATTCGGCGCCCAATCCTCCATCCTCCTCGGATGCGTTAAGGACGGCTCCTACTCCGCAAGTACCTGCAAGCTCCCTGCAGGAAAGTAA
- a CDS encoding flagellin N-terminal helical domain-containing protein, producing MRIPADMNTLASVIHRNWEHHADIATKAAASLTNGTHQLAVDDSAGLTIAERQGALARSMSAAGGNAQDAIALARVGQGAMTSMTAMLQRMRTMAVQAATGTYSDGQRAALHSVVVLNLGEMSAMIERTRVDGQSVLGNGTITIQTGAYAGQSVTFDKAKVDPASLGLGEQNNPGIDLRTADGAKSALEILNEALDKLFAEQAAVAAMETRMAHAARALAVAELQQNEALSRREDTDIAADSVRLAHSELLVNTSAALMAQVLTVQRSVLDMLLPPTPPQNHDTTTESSPSPGSVVQVAATNSTSVLAAPATATAVTHPMQQETAPTVIEPKDTTTPEPVHRSPTAAAATWSHKPTEKLPVTPQ from the coding sequence ATGCGTATCCCCGCAGACATGAATACGCTGGCCAGCGTCATACACCGAAACTGGGAACACCACGCTGACATCGCAACAAAAGCGGCCGCATCCCTGACCAATGGCACACACCAACTCGCCGTTGACGACAGTGCAGGACTCACAATCGCCGAGCGTCAAGGCGCCCTGGCTCGCAGCATGTCCGCAGCAGGAGGTAACGCACAAGACGCCATCGCCCTGGCCCGGGTAGGACAAGGAGCGATGACCTCGATGACGGCCATGCTGCAGCGCATGCGCACCATGGCCGTCCAAGCTGCCACCGGAACATATAGCGACGGTCAACGTGCCGCGCTCCACAGCGTCGTTGTGCTCAACCTTGGCGAGATGTCAGCGATGATCGAACGCACGCGGGTCGATGGCCAATCCGTTCTAGGAAACGGCACCATCACCATTCAAACCGGCGCCTACGCAGGCCAGAGTGTCACCTTCGACAAAGCCAAAGTTGACCCTGCCTCGCTGGGCTTAGGAGAACAAAACAACCCAGGCATTGACCTGCGCACAGCTGACGGCGCTAAGTCTGCTCTCGAAATACTCAATGAAGCCCTCGACAAACTGTTCGCCGAACAGGCCGCTGTGGCAGCCATGGAAACCCGCATGGCACACGCCGCGCGGGCACTAGCAGTAGCCGAGCTTCAGCAAAATGAAGCGCTCTCACGCCGAGAAGACACCGACATCGCAGCAGACAGTGTCCGGCTAGCGCATTCCGAACTCCTCGTGAACACCAGTGCCGCTCTCATGGCACAAGTGCTCACTGTTCAACGATCTGTGCTCGACATGCTCTTGCCACCAACGCCGCCGCAAAATCACGACACCACAACTGAGAGTTCCCCCTCACCTGGATCAGTTGTGCAGGTCGCTGCCACGAACTCGACATCTGTGCTCGCTGCACCTGCAACAGCAACTGCGGTAACACACCCGATGCAGCAAGAAACCGCCCCCACAGTCATTGAACCCAAGGACACAACGACACCAGAGCCAGTTCACCGTTCACCAACAGCCGCGGCAGCGACCTGGTCACACAAGCCGACAGAAAAACTCCCAGTCACTCCACAGTAA
- a CDS encoding glycosyltransferase family 32 protein, whose translation MLPKKIHVVWVGDENRRPQALIDTWQRLNPDFEVRVWGNKDLAESKWISARHMKDMWLQELCGVADLMRYEILYEHGGIAIDADSACLRPLEDWLLEASDFASWSNELTIPGMVTNAFMGATPGSEFIGQIIANLANEPTVVDRRAWQSTGPMLVTRTWQETQHPLTIWPSHLFTPRHHSGWVYTGTGPVFGHQMFASTQDSWDAAIDLTNTEEENLSDAFGKTE comes from the coding sequence ATGCTGCCTAAGAAGATCCATGTGGTGTGGGTGGGGGATGAAAATCGTCGTCCGCAGGCACTTATTGACACTTGGCAGCGTTTGAACCCAGATTTTGAGGTTCGAGTTTGGGGGAATAAAGACCTTGCCGAATCTAAATGGATCAGCGCCCGACACATGAAGGACATGTGGCTTCAAGAACTTTGCGGGGTGGCTGATCTTATGCGGTATGAAATTCTCTACGAGCATGGCGGAATCGCTATTGATGCCGACTCCGCTTGCCTCAGACCTCTTGAAGACTGGCTGCTTGAAGCTTCTGATTTTGCTTCTTGGTCAAATGAGCTAACTATTCCAGGAATGGTGACAAACGCATTTATGGGAGCTACCCCTGGCTCTGAATTTATCGGCCAAATTATTGCAAATCTGGCCAATGAACCAACTGTGGTTGACAGGCGCGCCTGGCAGAGCACGGGGCCAATGCTGGTGACACGAACCTGGCAAGAGACACAGCATCCATTAACTATCTGGCCTTCACATCTATTCACGCCACGACATCATTCAGGGTGGGTTTACACAGGCACAGGTCCCGTTTTTGGCCATCAAATGTTTGCCTCCACCCAAGACTCCTGGGATGCAGCCATAGATCTCACAAATACAGAAGAAGAGAATCTCTCCGACGCTTTCGGGAAAACTGAATGA
- a CDS encoding chorismate-binding protein — translation MKFRGWARFDDLLDGTAVVIQASRGQIAAHNLQGVLPALAEVERRTAAGQWAFGYVAYEAAPAFDPTLTTHAPMPGLPLLWFGFADHVALAPAVGNTQQRSTRKNTPQRTATRMDVGQWHLDWDEDSYSNAIEAVRERIAAGDTYQVNLTCRGYAPVQARKKKTRAAADMLHTYAQLAGQQRGRYNAYIETGQHTVIGASPELFFEWSAAETKDPGAGTVTMRPMKGTAARGADEHGDERAVAGLLASEKERAENLMIVDLVRNDLQRVATVGGVQVQELLTAEKYPTVHQLTSTVTAQLRQGIGLTDLFSVLFPCGSVTGAPKASTMSIIEELETSPRGVYCGAVGMVTPPEQRILPYRARFNVPIRTAVVDADAGQAVYGVGSGVTFDSRAESEWRELAAKTRVLERGPGRFHLIETMRALGNEVTHFEEHMQRLTSSARFCGFRWDEQAVRAAVRTEVARFARCNAGGAAKVRLTLRRDGHIKVVAQQAPPFSPLPLQAPGECPPGERQVGLVIDPEPVYSGDWRLRHKTSLRDVYTVRRERHPEADEVLLVNEKGHVTEGTVTNVAALIGQQWVTPPCEDGLLPGIARRVLCEAGVLQQGHLRPDDVRQATAVAVFNDLRGWRWGRVL, via the coding sequence GTGAAATTCCGGGGATGGGCCAGATTCGATGACCTTCTCGACGGCACCGCCGTCGTCATTCAGGCCAGCCGAGGCCAGATAGCAGCACACAACCTACAAGGGGTTCTGCCTGCACTGGCCGAGGTTGAACGGCGAACCGCAGCGGGGCAGTGGGCCTTCGGGTACGTCGCCTACGAAGCAGCCCCAGCTTTCGACCCGACTCTGACCACACACGCCCCCATGCCGGGATTACCGCTGCTGTGGTTTGGGTTCGCAGATCACGTCGCGCTCGCTCCTGCAGTAGGGAACACACAACAGCGCTCCACCCGCAAAAACACCCCGCAACGCACAGCGACCCGCATGGACGTAGGGCAGTGGCACCTGGACTGGGACGAAGACAGCTACAGCAACGCCATCGAAGCCGTCCGAGAACGAATAGCAGCAGGCGACACCTACCAAGTGAACCTGACGTGTCGTGGCTATGCGCCAGTGCAGGCGCGCAAGAAAAAAACGAGGGCCGCCGCGGACATGCTGCACACGTACGCGCAGCTAGCAGGACAGCAGCGCGGCCGATACAACGCCTACATCGAAACAGGGCAGCACACAGTGATCGGTGCCAGCCCGGAGCTGTTTTTCGAGTGGTCTGCTGCCGAGACAAAAGACCCTGGAGCAGGGACTGTCACCATGCGCCCGATGAAAGGCACAGCTGCGCGCGGGGCAGATGAACACGGCGATGAGCGTGCAGTAGCTGGCCTGTTAGCAAGTGAAAAAGAACGCGCAGAGAACCTCATGATTGTGGACCTGGTGCGCAACGACCTGCAGCGGGTAGCCACCGTTGGGGGAGTGCAGGTACAGGAGCTGCTCACTGCTGAGAAGTACCCCACTGTGCACCAGCTGACCTCGACAGTGACCGCTCAACTGCGCCAGGGAATAGGACTCACCGACCTGTTCAGTGTGTTGTTTCCGTGCGGATCAGTGACGGGGGCCCCAAAAGCGAGCACGATGTCGATCATCGAAGAGCTCGAAACGAGCCCGCGGGGGGTGTATTGCGGGGCTGTTGGTATGGTGACGCCGCCAGAGCAGCGGATACTTCCCTATCGGGCGCGTTTTAACGTGCCAATCCGTACAGCAGTTGTTGATGCCGATGCCGGGCAGGCCGTGTATGGGGTAGGTAGCGGGGTGACGTTTGATTCACGCGCAGAGTCGGAGTGGCGTGAGCTTGCGGCAAAAACACGGGTGCTTGAACGGGGGCCAGGGCGGTTCCACCTCATCGAAACGATGCGTGCGCTGGGAAATGAAGTGACGCACTTCGAGGAACATATGCAGCGGTTGACCTCCTCGGCGAGATTCTGCGGGTTCCGGTGGGATGAGCAGGCGGTGCGCGCGGCGGTGCGCACCGAAGTAGCGCGGTTTGCTCGCTGCAATGCCGGAGGCGCAGCCAAGGTGCGGTTGACGTTGCGCCGTGATGGCCACATCAAAGTAGTTGCGCAGCAAGCGCCACCGTTTTCGCCGTTGCCGCTGCAGGCACCGGGGGAGTGCCCACCGGGGGAGAGACAGGTGGGGTTAGTGATAGACCCCGAGCCTGTGTACTCGGGAGATTGGCGGTTGCGGCACAAAACCAGCTTGCGTGATGTGTACACGGTTCGGCGGGAGCGGCACCCGGAGGCCGATGAGGTGCTACTGGTCAATGAGAAGGGGCACGTGACTGAGGGAACAGTCACCAATGTGGCTGCCTTGATAGGGCAGCAGTGGGTTACGCCCCCGTGCGAAGACGGGTTATTGCCTGGCATAGCGAGGCGCGTGTTGTGTGAGGCGGGAGTGCTTCAGCAAGGGCATTTGCGGCCAGATGATGTGCGCCAGGCCACTGCTGTGGCTGTTTTTAACGATCTTCGAGGGTGGCGCTGGGGTCGCGTTCTGTGA
- a CDS encoding Wzz/FepE/Etk N-terminal domain-containing protein — protein MDMLRLIRKNLIMIGALAVLGGVIGGSWAALTPTTYTSTATLAVVPAQGTGNANQDPMTGAIASMMQTFATSTTTGEVLSPVKQSVTPEESLDTLRKRIKVNVPTASTLLEITATGTSSNEAVSLADATADSLSKVVGQLAPKNPTNGQPTMTTVRMTRGADSVTTKGASTGIYALGALITGFVIALLLARARANTPNTNAAAITPSAAPAEQPATTSLQVTEQVS, from the coding sequence ATGGACATGCTGCGGCTTATCCGCAAAAACCTCATCATGATTGGCGCTCTCGCTGTCCTCGGAGGAGTCATCGGCGGATCCTGGGCCGCTTTGACCCCAACGACATACACCTCTACAGCCACTCTGGCCGTCGTTCCCGCCCAAGGCACTGGCAACGCTAACCAAGACCCCATGACAGGCGCGATCGCAAGCATGATGCAAACCTTCGCCACCTCTACCACCACTGGTGAAGTGCTCAGCCCCGTCAAACAAAGCGTTACCCCCGAAGAATCACTCGACACTCTGCGCAAACGCATCAAAGTCAATGTGCCCACCGCCTCCACCCTGCTAGAAATCACCGCAACCGGAACCTCCTCTAACGAAGCCGTATCCCTAGCTGACGCCACCGCCGACTCCCTTTCCAAAGTCGTCGGGCAACTCGCCCCCAAAAACCCCACCAACGGACAACCCACCATGACAACCGTCCGTATGACCCGTGGAGCTGACTCCGTCACCACCAAGGGAGCGTCCACCGGCATTTACGCACTCGGCGCACTCATCACCGGATTCGTCATTGCACTGCTGCTCGCACGAGCCCGCGCAAACACCCCAAACACTAATGCCGCCGCAATCACCCCCAGCGCTGCCCCCGCCGAGCAGCCAGCCACAACATCCCTACAGGTCACTGAACAAGTGTCCTGA
- a CDS encoding glycogen/starch/alpha-glucan phosphorylase, with protein sequence MTAAREPVPSGPSLEDLADETPELALYGKGPQFTPTSDLAGKAAVAPPRTVEGFAQEFLEELNFGQGVSLERATVNDQYLALARTVRQFMQADWLKTARRRREATETGTATKLIGYLSAEYLLGRQLGNALLQTGLEEIASQALSSLGIDLELLRAQEIEPGLGNGGLGRLAACFVDSLATLDTPSIGYGIRYEYGIFRQTFDHTGQQVEIPDRWLKLGDPWEFPQPDRAVIVNFGGHTEQYTDNDGTQHVRWNPGWNVEAIPYNIMVPGYRNGVVNTLRLWRARATEAFDLNLFNKGDYAEAVRAKTFAENITKVLYPEDSTPQGKELRLQQQYFFVAASLKDFIEQTMPENLDLHNLPERVIFQLNDTHPVIAIPEMMRILVDEKQFTWDEAWDITKQCFAYTCHTLLPEALEVWPVELLGRLLPRHLEIIYRINEDFLNEVRRQWPGDEARVRRMSIIQETPVRAVRMAYLATIAGTKVNGVAELHSQLLRDKVLPDFCEYWPHKFTNVTNGITPRRFLCLANPPLSSLITDTIGDGWVTNLERLTELEKYADDPEFQARFREVKNTNKRSMRALLKNRDGIDLPEGHLVDVMVKRLHEYKRQSLKLLHIVALYNSIISGASDPRTITPRTVIFGAKAAPGYFMAKQTIALINAIAATINTDERVAGRLAVAFPPNYNVTLAQRVIPAADLSEQISLAGKEASGTGNMKLALNGALTIGTDDGANIEIREKVGDDNFFLFGMTEPEVVELDNTGYQPASFYESSPTLKAAIDLISSGHFTNGDRHATDAFVGDLLGSDRFMALADFDSYMQAQARVEAFYADEAAWTRSAILNVARSGFFSSDRSMRDYLDRIWK encoded by the coding sequence ATGACCGCTGCTCGCGAACCCGTACCCAGTGGGCCAAGCCTGGAGGACCTCGCCGATGAAACACCAGAACTGGCTCTATACGGAAAAGGGCCACAATTCACGCCAACGAGCGACCTCGCAGGGAAAGCGGCAGTAGCACCACCACGAACAGTGGAAGGCTTCGCCCAAGAATTCCTCGAAGAACTGAACTTTGGCCAGGGGGTTTCCCTAGAACGAGCCACAGTAAACGATCAATACCTAGCTCTAGCGCGCACAGTGCGGCAATTCATGCAAGCAGACTGGCTGAAAACTGCCCGCCGCCGCCGCGAAGCCACCGAAACCGGCACAGCCACAAAACTCATTGGCTACCTGTCCGCCGAATACCTCCTCGGCCGACAACTTGGCAACGCACTCTTGCAAACAGGGCTAGAAGAAATCGCTAGCCAAGCATTGAGCTCACTCGGTATCGACCTCGAACTCTTACGGGCACAAGAAATCGAACCAGGCCTAGGCAACGGTGGACTCGGGCGCCTAGCCGCATGTTTCGTAGACTCTCTGGCAACTTTGGACACCCCCAGCATCGGCTACGGCATCCGCTACGAGTATGGCATCTTCCGACAAACCTTTGACCACACCGGACAACAAGTAGAAATACCCGACCGGTGGCTCAAACTCGGCGATCCATGGGAATTCCCCCAACCCGACCGCGCGGTCATCGTGAACTTCGGTGGACACACCGAGCAATACACCGACAACGACGGCACCCAGCACGTGCGCTGGAACCCAGGCTGGAACGTCGAAGCAATTCCCTACAACATCATGGTTCCCGGATACCGCAACGGCGTTGTCAACACACTACGGCTATGGCGCGCCCGCGCAACAGAAGCATTCGACCTCAACCTCTTCAACAAAGGCGACTACGCAGAAGCAGTACGGGCAAAAACATTCGCAGAAAACATCACAAAAGTTCTCTACCCAGAAGACTCCACTCCACAAGGCAAAGAACTCCGACTCCAACAGCAATACTTCTTCGTCGCAGCATCGCTGAAAGATTTCATTGAACAGACGATGCCAGAAAATCTCGACCTTCATAACCTGCCAGAACGAGTAATCTTCCAGCTCAACGACACTCACCCCGTCATCGCCATCCCCGAGATGATGCGCATCCTTGTCGACGAAAAACAATTCACCTGGGATGAAGCATGGGACATCACAAAGCAATGTTTCGCCTACACCTGCCACACCTTGCTACCCGAAGCACTAGAAGTATGGCCCGTAGAACTCCTCGGCCGGCTCTTACCGCGACACCTCGAAATCATCTACCGCATCAACGAAGACTTCCTCAACGAAGTACGCCGCCAATGGCCCGGTGACGAAGCCCGCGTACGACGCATGTCCATCATCCAAGAAACCCCGGTACGCGCCGTACGCATGGCATACCTAGCCACTATCGCAGGCACCAAAGTCAACGGAGTCGCCGAACTACACAGCCAACTCCTGCGCGACAAAGTCCTTCCCGACTTCTGCGAATACTGGCCTCATAAATTCACCAACGTCACCAACGGCATCACACCCCGCCGCTTCCTATGCCTGGCCAACCCACCCCTGAGCAGCCTCATCACCGACACCATCGGCGACGGCTGGGTCACCAACCTCGAACGCCTCACCGAACTCGAAAAATACGCCGACGACCCCGAATTCCAAGCCCGATTCCGCGAAGTAAAAAACACCAACAAACGCAGCATGCGGGCACTGCTCAAAAACCGTGACGGCATCGACCTACCCGAAGGCCACCTCGTAGACGTCATGGTCAAACGCCTCCACGAATACAAACGCCAATCACTCAAACTGCTTCACATCGTCGCCCTCTATAACAGCATCATCTCCGGTGCGAGCGACCCGCGCACCATCACCCCACGCACCGTCATCTTCGGCGCCAAAGCTGCCCCGGGCTACTTCATGGCCAAACAAACCATCGCTCTCATCAACGCCATCGCCGCCACCATCAACACAGATGAACGCGTTGCCGGGCGCCTGGCTGTTGCCTTCCCACCTAACTACAACGTCACTCTCGCCCAACGCGTCATCCCCGCAGCGGACCTCTCCGAACAAATCTCCCTCGCCGGAAAAGAAGCATCTGGCACCGGCAACATGAAACTCGCCCTCAACGGCGCCCTGACCATTGGCACCGACGACGGCGCCAACATCGAAATCCGAGAAAAAGTCGGCGACGACAACTTCTTCCTCTTCGGCATGACCGAACCCGAAGTAGTCGAACTCGACAACACCGGATACCAACCCGCTTCGTTCTATGAATCCAGCCCCACCCTCAAAGCCGCAATCGACCTCATCTCCTCTGGACACTTCACCAACGGCGACCGTCACGCCACGGACGCCTTCGTTGGCGACCTCCTCGGATCAGACCGATTCATGGCGCTCGCTGATTTCGATTCCTACATGCAAGCGCAGGCACGAGTAGAAGCGTTCTACGCCGATGAAGCAGCGTGGACTCGGTCCGCGATTCTTAATGTGGCCCGCTCTGGGTTTTTCTCTTCGGACCGGTCAATGCGTGATTACCTGGACCGCATCTGGAAGTAG
- a CDS encoding FkbM family methyltransferase: MSHNLNSSTVSNSFTKGELIHLENDHIGGILHSTGNFYEVDLLDIWACIPFSEDFCFVDVGANLGNHSIYLGLSTTNKIFSLEPHPINFFLLEENIKLNGLEDRVTAKNMCAWDRKETVSLHIATAGNMGTVTASSSGPQAESQVRADKLDNIIENERVAAMKIDVEGNESRVLSGASTIINRDHPLIFIETHSPRDKRGAFSTLSKSEYSLVDFLGISDTALFAHSESPIEIGISDLNSLTSSMRERRVERLTSRIVQALQSAR; encoded by the coding sequence ATGTCGCATAACCTGAACAGCTCCACTGTTTCAAATAGCTTCACCAAAGGTGAGCTTATCCATTTAGAGAATGATCACATAGGTGGAATTCTTCACTCAACAGGCAATTTTTATGAGGTCGACCTACTTGACATATGGGCCTGCATTCCTTTTAGTGAGGATTTTTGCTTTGTTGACGTCGGTGCAAATCTAGGAAACCACAGCATTTACCTGGGCCTCTCCACAACGAACAAAATTTTTTCCCTTGAGCCTCACCCAATCAACTTTTTCTTACTAGAGGAGAATATTAAACTCAACGGACTTGAGGATCGCGTAACCGCAAAAAATATGTGCGCCTGGGACAGAAAGGAAACCGTCTCTTTGCATATTGCGACTGCCGGAAACATGGGCACGGTAACCGCAAGCTCCAGTGGACCTCAAGCTGAAAGCCAGGTTCGAGCGGATAAACTTGATAACATCATCGAAAATGAGCGGGTCGCGGCAATGAAAATTGATGTTGAAGGAAATGAATCACGGGTACTCTCGGGTGCTTCAACTATAATCAACAGAGATCACCCTTTGATTTTCATTGAGACACATAGCCCCCGAGATAAACGGGGAGCTTTTTCCACTTTATCGAAGAGTGAGTACTCCCTTGTGGACTTTCTAGGAATCAGCGATACTGCACTATTTGCACATAGCGAATCGCCAATTGAGATAGGAATATCTGACTTAAACTCTCTCACTTCCAGTATGCGAGAAAGACGAGTAGAGCGACTAACCTCACGCATAGTCCAGGCCTTGCAATCTGCTCGATAG